In Myxocyprinus asiaticus isolate MX2 ecotype Aquarium Trade chromosome 3, UBuf_Myxa_2, whole genome shotgun sequence, the following proteins share a genomic window:
- the LOC127429615 gene encoding bone morphogenetic protein 3-like isoform X2 — protein sequence MGLSVLWIRRCAQNTLHGFLKRCGVWTKGKVNSKQLQIFNLTSLTKSEDVLSATLHYYIGDIQNSSNRCTRSGSQGCAHHNLRRQGHIHLEIWSFSFVDNTTRTIGNFSINISTMHQDFISWQWKDITRAVNQAKHHDQLLIGIDIEGRQPWKKLLSDRSPYILVYANDSAISEPESVVSTLQRHKSRLVPDLHLLEMHNHSTSAQHRTRRSANILLPLQNNELPGPEYPHEIPTWDDPMESKPVKRPRKKPRKNPRHKNPLLQFDEQTIKKARKKQWNEPRNCARRYLKVDFADIGWSEWIISPKSFDAYYCSGSCQFPMPKSLKPSNHATIQSIVRAVGVVPGIPEPCCVPEKMSSLSILFFDEDKNVVLKVYPNMTVDSCACR from the exons GTAAAGTCAACAGTAAGCAACTACAAATCTTCAACCTCACTTCCCTCACCAAGTCAGAGGATGTTCTCTCGGCGACCCTGCACTACTACATCGGTGACATACAGAACAGCAGCAACAGATGCACAAGGTCTGGTTCACAAGGTTGTGCTCACCATAACCTCAGAAGACAAGGGCACATCCACCTTGAAATCTGGAGTTTCAGCTTCGTGGATAACACCACCAGAACAATAGGCAATTTCTCCATTAATATTTCCACAATGCACCAGGACTTTATATCATGGCAGTGGAAAGACATTACTCGTGCGGTCAACCAAGCCAAGCATCATGACCAGCTTCTTATAGGCATTGACATTGAAGGACGCCAACCTTGGAAGAAGCTCTTGTCAGATAGATCTCCTTATATTCTGGTCTACGCCAATGACTCTGCTATCTCAGAACCTGAGAGTGTTGTGTCCACTCTGCAGAGGCACAAAAGTAGACTCGTGCCTGATCTTCATTTGCTTGAAATGCATAATCACAGTACCTCCGCGCAACATCGTACCAGGCGGTCAGCCAACATCCTACTGCCACTACAGAACAATGAGCTTCCAGGACCTGAGTACCCTCATGAGATACCTACTTGGGATGATCCAATGGAGAGCAAGCCAGTCAAGCGCCCTCGTAAGAAGCCTCGCAAGAACCCAAGGCATAAAAATCCACTGCTGCAGTTTGATGAGCAGACCATAAAGAAAGCACGTAAGAAGCAATGGAACGAGCCCAGGAACTGCGCTCGCAGATATTTAAAGGTCGATTTTGCTGATATTGGCTGGAGTGAGTGGATTATCTCCCCCAAGTCTTTTGATGCATACTACTGCTCAGGGTCTTGTCAGTTCCCCATGCCAAAG TCTTTGAAACCTTCAAACCATGCCACCATTCAGAGCATTGTCCGGGCAGTCGGTGTGGTCCCTGGCATCCCTGAGCCCTGCTGTGTACCGGAGAAGATGTCTTCCCTCAGTATCCTCTTCTTTGATGAAGACAAGAACGTGGTCCTCAAGGTCTACCCCAATATGACAGTGGACTCCTGTGCCTGCCGGTAA